A genomic stretch from Erwinia sp. E_sp_B01_1 includes:
- a CDS encoding IS3 family transposase (programmed frameshift) produces MKKRFSDQQIISILREAEAGVSARELCRRHAISDATFYTWRKKYGGMEVPEVKRLKSLEEENARLKKLLAEAMLDKEALQMALGRKLLTTDQKREAVVLMCDATGLSQRRACRLTGLSLSTCRYDAHRSLADAHLSGRITELALERRRFGYRRIWQLLRREGLHVNHKRVYRLYHLSGLGVKRRRRRKGLAAERLPLLRPAAPNLTWSMDFVMDALATGRRIKCLTCVDDFTKECLTVTVAFGISGVQVTHILDSIALFRGYPATIRTDQGPKFTCRALDQWAFEHGVELRLIQPGKPTQNGFIESFNGRFRDECLNEHWFSDVSHAMKTISEWRQDYNEYRPHSTLNYQTPSEFAAGWRKGNSESEGSDITN; encoded by the exons ATGAAGAAGCGTTTTTCCGACCAACAGATCATCAGTATTCTCCGCGAGGCTGAAGCCGGGGTTTCTGCCCGTGAACTCTGCCGCAGGCATGCCATTTCCGACGCCACTTTTTACACATGGCGTAAGAAGTATGGCGGTATGGAGGTGCCTGAGGTTAAGCGCCTGAAGTCGCTTGAGGAAGAAAACGCCAGACTCAAGAAGCTGCTTGCCGAAGCCATGCTGGATAAGGAGGCGCTACAGATGGCTCTTGGGCGAAAGT TACTGACGACAGACCAGAAGCGGGAAGCTGTGGTGTTGATGTGTGATGCGACCGGTCTGTCGCAACGTCGAGCCTGCAGACTCACAGGTTTGTCCCTGTCGACCTGCCGCTATGACGCTCATCGTTCACTTGCTGATGCGCATTTATCAGGGCGCATCACTGAGCTGGCCCTGGAGCGCAGGCGTTTTGGCTACCGCCGCATCTGGCAGCTGCTGCGCCGTGAAGGGCTTCATGTTAATCACAAGCGCGTGTACCGCCTTTATCATCTGAGCGGGCTGGGCGTAAAACGCAGACGACGTCGTAAAGGGCTGGCAGCAGAACGTCTGCCGCTGCTCCGCCCGGCGGCGCCCAATCTGACCTGGTCGATGGATTTCGTCATGGACGCACTGGCCACCGGTCGCAGGATCAAGTGCCTTACTTGCGTGGATGACTTCACGAAGGAATGCCTGACGGTCACTGTTGCCTTTGGGATTTCAGGTGTGCAGGTCACGCATATTCTGGACAGTATTGCGCTGTTTCGTGGCTATCCGGCTACGATAAGAACCGATCAGGGCCCGAAATTTACCTGCCGCGCGCTCGATCAATGGGCCTTTGAGCATGGCGTGGAGCTGCGACTTATCCAGCCCGGCAAGCCGACACAGAACGGATTTATTGAGAGTTTTAACGGACGCTTTCGCGATGAATGCCTGAATGAACACTGGTTCAGTGACGTCAGTCATGCCATGAAAACCATCAGTGAATGGCGTCAGGATTATAACGAATATCGCCCGCACTCCACGCTGAATTATCAGACGCCGTCTGAATTTGCAGCGGGCTGGAGAAAGGGTAATTCTGAGAGTGAAGGATCCGACATTACTAACTGA
- a CDS encoding DUF1493 family protein yields the protein MVTETDVLEFFRAELSVPVSWKNGRIILEMDTVLQDYSELDELPYAIDDYSEKFSVDISTMNIQAYYPSVEASLFRRLFKRSQINEEINQIRKPLTVRMFAESAKSGKWLYD from the coding sequence ATGGTGACGGAAACCGACGTATTAGAATTTTTCAGAGCGGAATTATCTGTACCTGTTTCGTGGAAAAATGGAAGAATTATACTCGAGATGGATACAGTCCTACAGGACTATTCCGAGTTAGATGAACTTCCATATGCCATAGACGATTACAGCGAGAAATTCAGCGTTGATATTTCGACAATGAATATCCAGGCATACTATCCCTCAGTAGAAGCTTCACTATTCCGTAGGTTGTTCAAAAGAAGCCAGATTAATGAAGAGATAAATCAGATCAGAAAGCCGCTGACTGTAAGGATGTTTGCTGAGTCCGCCAAGTCTGGCAAATGGCTGTATGATTAA
- the thiM gene encoding hydroxyethylthiazole kinase, protein MNQPHPFTAADAAVSLQSFREKSPLIHCMTNDVVQTFTANVLLALGASPAMVIDTQEAEQFSTIADALLINVGTLTRSRSQAMLAAVKSASLSQRPWTLDPVAVGPLTFRTEFCQQLLEQRPAAIRGNASEIMALARQSASGRGVDSLHDSSAALEAANILAKSTGAVVAVTGETDYVTDGHRTLAIPGGSELMTRVVGTGCALSAVVAGFAALPGDRLVHVASACRVMSLAGERAANVAAGPGSFVALFLDALFNGGAKA, encoded by the coding sequence ATGAACCAACCTCACCCCTTTACGGCCGCTGATGCCGCTGTTTCTCTTCAATCCTTTCGTGAAAAATCTCCCCTGATCCATTGCATGACCAACGATGTGGTACAGACCTTTACTGCTAATGTCCTGTTGGCACTTGGCGCTTCTCCTGCGATGGTTATTGATACGCAGGAAGCGGAGCAGTTCAGTACGATAGCCGATGCGCTATTGATTAACGTAGGAACGCTGACCCGATCGCGCAGTCAGGCGATGCTGGCGGCAGTTAAATCTGCCAGTCTTTCACAGCGCCCCTGGACTCTGGATCCCGTTGCCGTAGGGCCACTGACTTTCCGCACTGAATTCTGCCAGCAGCTGCTCGAACAGCGTCCTGCGGCGATACGCGGCAATGCTTCGGAGATTATGGCGCTGGCAAGGCAGTCCGCTTCAGGCCGTGGCGTGGACAGCCTGCACGACTCTTCGGCAGCGCTGGAAGCCGCCAACATTCTGGCAAAATCTACGGGCGCTGTTGTTGCCGTCACCGGGGAAACGGATTATGTCACTGATGGCCATCGAACGCTGGCGATCCCCGGAGGCTCAGAGTTAATGACGCGCGTGGTCGGAACCGGCTGCGCACTTTCTGCGGTTGTGGCTGGTTTTGCTGCGCTACCCGGTGACAGATTAGTGCATGTTGCCAGCGCCTGTCGGGTGATGAGCCTGGCAGGAGAGAGAGCGGCAAACGTGGCGGCGGGACCAGGCAGTTTTGTAGCGCTGTTCCTTGATGCGCTCTTTAATGGGGGGGCTAAGGCATGA
- the thiD gene encoding bifunctional hydroxymethylpyrimidine kinase/phosphomethylpyrimidine kinase, whose product MKRINALTIAGTDPSGGAGIQADLKTFSALGAYGTSVITALVAQNTTGVQSVYRIEPDFVAAQLTSVLSDVRIDSVKIGMLAESDIVEAVAAGLKQAQVPWIVLDTVMLAKSGDPLLSPQAVATLRERLLPQVSLITPNLPEAAALLECDMADSEEEMRRQGRALLQLGCKAVLMKGGHLSDVESPDWLLTSRLEQRFTAPRVPTRNTHGTGCTLSAALAALRPRQDNWVATVQEAKSWLQGALEQADSLEVGHGHGPVHHFHQWW is encoded by the coding sequence ATGAAGCGCATCAACGCACTGACCATTGCCGGTACCGATCCAAGTGGCGGGGCCGGTATCCAGGCCGATCTGAAAACTTTCTCCGCCCTGGGCGCATACGGTACCAGCGTGATTACCGCGCTGGTGGCGCAGAACACCACAGGCGTGCAGTCGGTATACCGGATTGAGCCTGATTTTGTCGCGGCACAGTTAACCTCCGTTCTGAGTGATGTGCGTATCGACAGCGTGAAAATCGGTATGCTGGCAGAGAGCGACATTGTTGAAGCTGTGGCGGCAGGCCTGAAGCAGGCACAGGTGCCCTGGATCGTGCTTGATACGGTGATGCTGGCAAAAAGTGGCGATCCTCTCCTCTCACCACAAGCCGTAGCGACACTTCGTGAACGTCTGCTTCCACAAGTGTCGCTGATTACCCCTAATCTGCCGGAAGCGGCAGCGCTGCTGGAGTGTGATATGGCCGACAGCGAAGAGGAGATGCGCCGTCAGGGAAGGGCTTTACTGCAGTTGGGCTGCAAGGCGGTGCTGATGAAAGGCGGCCATCTCAGCGACGTGGAAAGCCCGGACTGGTTGTTAACGTCACGGCTTGAGCAACGTTTCACTGCGCCCAGGGTACCAACCAGAAATACCCACGGCACTGGTTGTACACTTTCCGCTGCGCTGGCAGCACTCCGTCCCCGGCAGGATAACTGGGTGGCAACGGTGCAGGAAGCGAAAAGCTGGTTACAGGGAGCACTTGAGCAGGCGGATTCGCTGGAAGTCGGTCACGGGCACGGCCCGGTGCACCATTTTCACCAGTGGTGGTGA